In Hyphomicrobiales bacterium, the sequence CCGACCATGATCATCGAGAAGACGTCGCGGCCGAACTGGTCGGTGCCGAACCAGTTCGCGGCCGACGGCCCCTTCAACCGATTCAGGATCGCCATCTGCGTCGGCGGATAAGGCGTCCAGACGTAAGAAACCAACGCCGCCGCGATGACGAGCGCCGCGAGCACCGCCCCGATCACGAAGGACGGCGCGAGCCACCAATGCCGCTTGCCGCCCGGTGCTTTCTCCTGGACCGCGCTCATGCCTGCCTCAACCGCGGATCGATCAGCCCATAAAGCAGCTCGACCGCGAAATTGATCAGGATCGCCAGCCCGGCGAAGAGCATGACGAGATCCTTGACCACGATCAGATCGTGCTGGGCGATGGCCTGGAAGACGAGCCGCCCCAGCCCCGGCAGTGCGAAGACGTTCTCGATGATGATGGCACCTGCGATCAGCACGGAAAATTGCAGGCCCAGAATCGTCACGACCGGGATCAGCGCATTGCGCAGCGCATGCCGCCGCATCGTCGTGCCCTCGCTCAGCCCCTTGGCACGAGCGGTGCGGACGAAATCCTCCTGCAGCGTGTCGAGCATGGCGGAGCGTGTCACCCGCGCGATGATCGCCGCCTGCGGCAGCGCCAGGGCTAGCGCCGGCATCAGCAGCGCCTTCAGCGCCGTGCCGAATCCAGCCTGCCAGCCGGGAAAGCCACCAGCCGGCAGCCAGCCGAGCCCGACCGCGAAGACCAGCACGAGCAGCAGGCCGAACCAGAAATTCGGGATGGCGAGCCCGGCCTGCGCGAAGGCCATCACGCCTGCATCGGCCAGATGGCCGCGGCGGGATGCGGCGAGCATGCCAAGCGGAATGCCAATCGCGGTCGCGAGCCCGATCGCCATCAGCGCCAGCGGCAACGTCACCGCCATGCGCTCGGCAATGAGCTGCGCTACCGGAACGCGATAGGTATAACTCTGGCCGAGATCGCCGGTGACGAGCCCGCCGAGCCAGATGAAGAATCGCAGCACCGCCGGCTTGTCGAGCCCCATCTCGGCCCGGAGCGCGGCGAGCGCCTCGGGCGCGGCGTTCAGGCCGAGCGTCACTGCCGCCGGGTCGCCCGGCAAGATTTCGAGCACGACGAAGATCACCAGCGCCGCCGCGAGCAGGGTCAGGCCCAGCGCGACGAACCGGCGCAGGATGTAGCCGATCATGGCGTGCCGCCGTCTGCCGGCGGCCTCACCGCCAGCGCAGCTCCGCCAGCGGCGTCACCGGCAGCGGCCAGTCGGTCCACATGCCCTCCAGCGCGCCATTCGCCACCGTGATCTTCGGCAGGATGAACAGGAAGCCGTTGACCGCGTCGCGCGCGAGCTTCTCCTGCGCCTGCTTGTAGAGCGCGTTGCGCTCGGCTTCCGGCAGGGTCACCGCGATCTTGGCGATCAGCGCGTTGAATTCGGGGTTCTTGTACTGGAAGTAGTAGCCCTCACGCGCATAGATATCGATGTCGAGCGGCTCGGTATGGGCGATGATGCTGAGGTCGTAATCCTTGTTGCGGAAGACGCGCTCCAGCCATTGCGGGAATTCGAGCGGCTCGATCGCCGCGTTGATGCCGATCTGCGCCAGCAGCGCCGCGACGATCTCGCCCGAGCGTCGGGCATAGGATGGCGGCGGCAATTTCAGCGTGCAGTTGAAGCCATTCGGAAAACCGGCCTCCGCCAGCAGCGCCTTGGCCTTGACGGGGTCGTAGGGGTAGGTGCCGGTCAGATCGACATAGGCCGGATGCAGCGGCGAGAAATGGCTGCCGATGAGTTTGACGTCGAAGCCGTAGACGCCGAGCGCGATGGTCTTGCGGTCGAGCGCATGGGCGATCGCCTGCCGCACCTTGAGATTGTCGAAGGGCGGCTTGGCGTTGTTGGTGGCGAGCACCGTCTCGCCCTCGGTCCCGCCGATCGTGA encodes:
- a CDS encoding putative peptide transport system permease protein BAB2_1050 (Evidence 3 : Putative function from multiple computational evidences) codes for the protein MIGYILRRFVALGLTLLAAALVIFVVLEILPGDPAAVTLGLNAAPEALAALRAEMGLDKPAVLRFFIWLGGLVTGDLGQSYTYRVPVAQLIAERMAVTLPLALMAIGLATAIGIPLGMLAASRRGHLADAGVMAFAQAGLAIPNFWFGLLLVLVFAVGLGWLPAGGFPGWQAGFGTALKALLMPALALALPQAAIIARVTRSAMLDTLQEDFVRTARAKGLSEGTTMRRHALRNALIPVVTILGLQFSVLIAGAIIIENVFALPGLGRLVFQAIAQHDLIVVKDLVMLFAGLAILINFAVELLYGLIDPRLRQA